The following are encoded in a window of Tessaracoccus flavescens genomic DNA:
- a CDS encoding biotin transporter BioY, which produces MTAQSATAQRAVAPADLAYVAVFAALIAALSLAPAFAVGPVPITLQTFGVALAALCLGPWRGLAAVALYVGVGVAGLPVFAGGRAGISVLLGPTGGYVASFLVSAFLMGLAARIIVRRRERLAALWLFLATVVVRLVVVWPLGAAGLVFGGGMGWREAFALDLTFWPGDLLKNLVAVLVAVAVHKAFPRLLGR; this is translated from the coding sequence ATGACCGCTCAGTCCGCCACCGCCCAGCGCGCCGTCGCCCCGGCCGATCTCGCCTACGTCGCAGTCTTCGCGGCCCTGATCGCCGCCCTGTCGCTCGCCCCTGCCTTCGCGGTCGGACCCGTGCCGATCACCCTGCAGACCTTCGGCGTCGCCCTTGCGGCACTGTGCCTCGGCCCATGGCGGGGCCTCGCCGCCGTCGCGCTCTACGTCGGCGTCGGCGTCGCAGGACTCCCGGTGTTCGCAGGCGGGCGGGCAGGCATCTCCGTGCTCCTCGGCCCGACCGGAGGCTACGTCGCCTCCTTCCTCGTCTCCGCCTTCCTGATGGGGCTCGCCGCCCGGATCATCGTGCGCAGGCGCGAGCGACTCGCCGCCCTCTGGCTCTTCCTCGCAACCGTCGTGGTCCGGCTCGTGGTCGTGTGGCCGCTCGGCGCGGCCGGCCTCGTCTTCGGAGGCGGCATGGGCTGGCGAGAGGCCTTCGCGCTCGACCTGACCTTCTGGCCGGGCGACCTGCTGAAGAACCTGGTCGCGGTGCTTGTGGCGGTCGCGGTGCACAAGGCCTTCCCGAGGCTGCTCGGTCGGTGA
- a CDS encoding energy-coupling factor ABC transporter ATP-binding protein, with the protein MISLRDVTVSVPAPTADAPDRVLLERISLELTESRIAVIGANGSGKSTLLRLLNGLRAPTSGSVLVDGLDTVKDAKRVRSLVGFVFTDPLSQLLMSTPVEDVELSLRATVRDRKERTRRAQELLDSRGIGHVANQSVYDLSGGERQLVALTSVLAVGPRVVVADEPTTLLDLRNRLMLRRILAGLTQQVIFSTHDLDLAREADRVIVIEYGKVLADGDPTDAVAAYEDAMVSS; encoded by the coding sequence GTGATCAGCCTGCGCGACGTCACGGTCAGCGTCCCCGCACCGACGGCGGACGCCCCCGACCGCGTGCTGCTCGAGCGGATCTCGCTTGAGCTCACCGAGTCGAGGATCGCCGTGATCGGCGCGAACGGGTCGGGCAAGTCGACCCTGCTGCGGCTGCTCAACGGGCTGCGCGCCCCGACCTCCGGCAGCGTCCTGGTGGACGGGCTCGACACGGTCAAGGACGCGAAGCGGGTCCGTTCGCTCGTCGGGTTCGTGTTCACCGATCCGCTGTCGCAACTGCTCATGTCGACGCCGGTCGAGGACGTCGAGCTCAGCCTCCGCGCGACGGTGCGCGACCGGAAGGAGCGCACCCGGCGCGCGCAGGAACTGCTGGACAGCAGAGGCATCGGTCACGTCGCCAACCAGAGCGTCTACGACCTCAGCGGGGGAGAGCGACAACTGGTGGCGCTGACCAGCGTGCTTGCGGTCGGGCCCCGCGTGGTCGTCGCGGACGAGCCGACCACCCTGCTCGACCTGCGCAACAGGTTGATGCTGCGCCGGATCCTCGCCGGACTCACCCAGCAGGTGATCTTCTCCACCCACGATCTCGACCTCGCCCGCGAGGCCGACCGGGTGATCGTCATCGAGTACGGGAAGGTGCTGGCCGACGGCGACCCGACCGACGCGGTCGCGGCGTACGAGGACGCCATGGTGTCGTCGTGA